The following proteins come from a genomic window of Synechococcus sp. NB0720_010:
- a CDS encoding DUF1815 family protein, whose product MFARLAEQYRSVVEDLVMSLRALAEGLQRQGIAATCYVCGDGQDGHGASFVASLGDEHMVRFLVSDFGISWVESRNGHELVKLEGAEAIQELERLSANLRALAQPAVAAAPVS is encoded by the coding sequence ATGTTCGCGCGCCTAGCTGAGCAGTACCGCTCCGTTGTTGAGGACTTGGTGATGAGCCTGCGTGCTCTTGCTGAGGGTCTGCAGCGTCAGGGAATTGCCGCCACTTGCTATGTCTGCGGCGATGGTCAGGACGGCCACGGCGCATCCTTCGTCGCCAGCTTGGGCGATGAGCACATGGTGCGCTTTTTGGTTTCGGATTTCGGCATCAGCTGGGTGGAGTCCCGCAACGGCCATGAGCTGGTGAAGCTTGAGGGTGCTGAGGCCATTCAGGAGCTGGAGCGCCTGAGCGCCAACCTCCGCGCCCTTGCTCAGCCTGCGGTGGCCGCGGCGCCGGTTTCTTAG
- a CDS encoding DUF2839 domain-containing protein, translating to MGEAKRRSEQGLPPREKKTEKAKDTSPRLAPWLPLTQRQGEQFVSVTTRGAWIGIGALVLFWLTVRFLGPALGWWTLADG from the coding sequence ATGGGAGAGGCCAAGCGTCGCTCGGAACAGGGTCTGCCCCCCCGCGAGAAGAAGACCGAGAAGGCCAAGGACACCTCACCGCGTCTGGCCCCTTGGCTGCCCTTGACCCAGCGCCAGGGTGAGCAGTTCGTCTCCGTCACCACCCGTGGCGCCTGGATCGGCATTGGTGCACTGGTGCTCTTCTGGTTGACGGTCCGCTTCCTCGGCCCCGCCTTGGGCTGGTGGACCCTGGCCGACGGTTAA